The DNA window ACAAAATCAGATAATAGGTTCACACTTCTATCAATACCTCCATGCACccatattttaattagctgCACAACATAATgctattaaatgaaatttaaggCTTGTGtcacagatttttattaaactatgACAGTATGCATGTGTGCAGCAAGTGCATTGAAAAGCCATCAAGCTTTAGCAGCAGTGAGAGCAATCAAATCCTGacctgttctgtgtgtgtgcagatctGATGACTAGATACATGAAACTCAgctgagagaggaggagaaggagggacgtaaagagagcgagagagagaggaaaaagagagagggaccaaaaaacaaaaaagagggTAGAGAAAACCGGGACTGGTTGTAGAGGGTGTGTATGACAGCTTTATCACAAAGCAGAGGGTTCAGGTAAAAGCATTTATCTGCGCGTGGACAGATTCTACATTTACCAGTGTATGCAAGCCTGAGTTTTGTATGCCTGTGGGAAAGTGAATTGAGTGTATGTCAGCTGATCcacggatgtgtgtgtgtgtgtgtgtgtgtgtgtgggcaagGCTTCTATTTTAGACAAGCACCTGTTAATGACATTAAGAGCGTGGAAGTTACAGTTGCAAAGAGGGAAAAGAGCGAGGACCGGGGAGAGAAAGCAGCTCGTAGAACAGCTTAGAAAGTTACAGATGGCATTAAATCAAAAAGGGTAGGAAAAAAAAGGGTtggctgtaaaatattatacagcCATTATCAGTAGGTGAAAAATAATGATGCCAGAAAGATGCTCACTAATTAACTAATCAACAAAACATGTGCCTCCATTCATTAGGTGATGTTCATTCAGTCATTTCATAAATCGGtggaaaacatttgttttctttataatcAGAATTTGTCTCTCCAAAGTTATAAGAactattccattttaaaaaaattatatatttatgtgaatgtatgtatgcatatataaaatctgtgtgtatctatgcatgcatgtataaataaaataaaaagtatatcgTTCGGTTATGagctaaatgcataaacatctTTCAAAGACTTGGCACCATGAACATCACATTCTACATTGTTGCAAACTGCTGATTCGTCACTATGATAATGTTACCAAGCTGGCTAAGGTAGATGAGGCGGTCtcaaatttgcaaaaacagaactAGTCAGTACGTTTTTCACAATACGCCTTTACTTTCCAGCAAATGTGTTTCGTTTATTGGCTTATATATACTGCAGCCAATTCATTTCCAggtgaaaatattgaaaaaatgtaaatagcttTGCAAAAAACGTACGTCTAATATAGCGCTAAAGATTAAAACCGATCATTATTTTGCAGCATGGCACATAAATTGGTCTGATTGCACAGGAAAACCTTACTGTTGAGTTCTGCCTTttattttcagacattttttcaAGTAGTCTTTAGTTGTCagaagaattttattttatctaaccAAATTAttcatggtaaaaaaaataaacttatataCATGGactgtttattcttttttattattattattattataaaattaaccACCCGATAACAACTTTTCCCAGTCTTTGCAGAGgactttattaaatttaatctaCGGGCTTTGTGAAGAACATTAAACTCCTAGAAATCTCTATTACTCTGCATTTCGTAATCTCCAGCCAACTTATAGAAACACATGAATATCAGCACTAAAcatatttctgatatttttttcttttctttaacaaaaaaaaaaaaaaaaaaaaaaaagcaaaacaaaaacacaccaaGCTACCCCACCAGTCTAAAAACAGACGGACTACTGACTGACCCATAGCTCATAACACTCAGACACTGTGTTGAAACTACACCAGGTGAAGGGAAGAGTGCCTGTTAGCACTATCTGCTGGCAGAATACAGATGCAGTGTGTAGCAAGTCAGTTCAAACGCATTGAGTTTATTTCACCAGAAGTTTCTCTGGTCTTCATACATAAACGCATCGTATTAAATCAACTCAgcttattacagttttaaaaaaacagcagtggACAGTTAGATACAGAAtgtataaaaaggaaaaaaaacagaaaaaactaaaaaaacaaaacggaaaaaaaagcagagacaAGTATCTTTTTTCACCGTGTATAAATTTGGTTAGATCGGGCCAGGAAAATAGGGTTCACGAAAAACAGTACAACTATTATAAAAGGAGGGAGAGATAGCAGGaaaaagagaggaggagggggaaAACAGAGGACAGTATAGATGTAATTGGTAATATTCACCTTCTACAAGATAGCGATTAGCCTGCAGCGGTTTTACCTCATACATGTATGATGTCGAAAGATGACCTGGAAACTCCTCTGGCTTTTTAACAGGTAACCTCACAGCCTAAATAAAAACCATATCCACATAACAAAGCCTGAAATACCCCCTCTCCCCTTTTTGTTTGAGTGTATCATTCATTTTCGTAGTTGTCAATTTCTCTTTCCTCACTTGCTCCTTAcatcctcctctctctcctatCTGACCAGTGTGTGAGCTGTACAGATGATAGAGTAGGAATCTAACATCgacaaaaagtgaaaatcacTAGGAGCCAAAATTAAGCTGGAAGTTTAGTGGCATGTCTAACAGAATCCTTGACTGCATGTACTGACATGGTACGGTCCATTTTCCCATCTTAAAGCTTTGCACATACTTCAATGTTGTTGTcgtcatcaccatcatcatcaaaaaaacaaacaaaaacaaaacaaaaaaaaacatgacaaatgatTGGTTCGCTACATTCTGACCAATCACAAGTCATGCTTTTAGTCTGCCAGATTTTAAAAAGCTCACACTCTCTCAGATCTCATAAATCTACAAAACAAGGGGCTTCCGAGAGATTGAAATCACACCATCTGCGTTTCTCTGAGTCTCTCTCGCTCTGGATTCTGTCCCGTCTCTACCAGAAGTCGCGGCGATGGTACGCATCAGGGTCGCAGTATTTTGTCACCACCACTCTGTTGGCGAATTTCCTTCCTGTTAAGCCTTGCATTGCTTTCTGGGAGTCAAACACTGACATGAACTCCACAAAGATctaagacaaagaaagaaagaaagaaaaaagaccataagtaactgctttaaaatttcattaaaatgtgacGATGTACAAGCAGTTATCAAACCTTTCCAGTGCCAGGAACTTCCACGCCATCGACGGGACGTGGGATCTCGATGCTCTTGACCTGGCCGTATTTGGAGCACTCGTCTCTGACGTCTTCCACGATCTCCTCGTACTCTTCATCATCCAGCAGCTCCTCTGGAGCCACCATGTTCATCAGACACAATACTTCTGTGGGAATGCCTCCCATCTGAGTCACCGAGCTGTTCACGAGACCTGGAACTTGAAGGGTAACCGGTGTCTGGTTTATACCCGTCTTCAGAGGAAGGAAAGAGAACAAGAGGGTGAGCAACAGGAGATAAGGTCTACACGGCCTACACTCGTTAAATCAACTATAGACTTTTCAGTCACCAGTGTGGTGTTCTTGGAGCCGACGCTTGCTCTCTGGACCAGGAGTTTCTTGTCACCCAGCTGCATCCCGTTTAGTCCCGCGATGGCCTGTGAGAGGTTAGCATCAGTTAGCATGGATGTCAACCGACAGCTCTGATACTGCCTCCACCTCATGCCAAGACAAATTCTGCCTAAATATTTGTTTCCCATAGATTTATAAATGAAGCCAATATTAAATAGTATAgatgataaatataatttgctttAACTTGTTTACTGATTACGTGGATGTAATGCTTTGCATCGTCATCACCTGGTCACTGATATTGACGTCAACATATTCACAGAAGGCATAGCCCTTAGAGAGGCCTGTTGCGCTGTCTTTGACCAAATTAAAGGCCTTTAGAGGGCCAAATGAGGTCAGCAATTCCTTGACCTgtgcaacagaaaaaaaaaaaaccatgtaAAACTTTACAAATATAGAAACATGTGCACCATTGAAAAagtatgcattaaactgatccaAGGTCAAAGTAAAGACTAGAATTTTGTTTTCTGGTCATGTAATAACCAACACTAGaaaaagagctgataaaaattCAACTTTACTGTaagaggaataaattacattttacaattacagaatatagtttttaaatgaatattttacaatattattgtttttactgtattaaaataagaaaatatagtGTGCATTTGTGAACAAGTTACTTATTGCTTTTTAAACGcaagttaaatatatacaatggtGCTTGTAAACTTGttaattttctatatttatacataaatatgaccCACAAGAATCACCAGATTTTCACACAAATCCTCAGAATTGACAAAACTAACCCAATCAaaataactgattaaaaaatactatatacactttgtaataatttttttttttttttttcctgaaaatgtggttaaaaaaaaaaaaaaaaatgtgaatctCTAAAATTAGCAGGGAATTTGAAGGTGAGATTGGAGAAGATGGACCAAGCTCAGATGATCTGACAGACGGGGGAGAGAGTAGAGTACAATGTGTACACGCAGAACTCTACTAcaggtttttaaatatatataaaaaaaagaaaagataaaacatAGCGAGCTAGTATTActtttgttaattatataaatcacaacaaaaagatttcaaaaagTACTGTTAGTTTTTTGGTAAGAAAACAAGCTCTTAGTAAAATGAATAGAGTATCTTAGAAAAAAGGgccttatatttttttaaagaatagaattagaatagaaagTGCTAGAGATAAGAGAGTCAAATAAAGTTGGTATAGATGGCTAAAATCTCAGCTGCTTAGATTGAGTTGGACTGGTCACTGCAGCAGGAGAGAGCGATTAATGACTCGTTTCCACTGAGCAGTGCGGTTCGGTACACAATCATGCCCGTTTCCACTGTGAATAGTGCTAAAATTGTGAAACCTCATTGCCCAAACACCtgctcattttcaaaatattactgttattgtgtCATAAAATGtcgttttttaaaggttttcatGCAAGAATGTAGTTGTTTAAAACTCCAATATGCAGTTTATTCATAAAGAGAGTGCCTATATGACATGCTGATTTTGTACCGGATGCTCAGTTCTTATGTATCCGGTTAGAAAAGCCTCAAGCTCGGATAGTTCTTCTGACATTTACCGCTGGCTCTAACCTCTCTGTAGTGAATAAACATGAGATATTTGTTTTAggtaatgttatatttaacaggCATTCGTCTCatgcatcttttatttgttcCTGGTCGTATAGTTTTGGCTAAGCACAAAGTTATaactttaaatctttattttggacTTGCCTGTAATACAGCGCTgtctttgtttggtttttgtcTGTATTTCCTCATACTTTTATAATGGCTAAAACTTGTAATGGTTAAAACTGATAAAAGAGGCAGCGTTGTGCTTATTGTCATGCTTTATCATCGGTCACTATGTTCTCTCAGATACTGATGGCAGTGGAAACGCAAACAGGATTAGAGAGTTTCATACCGAAtcgtactgtactgtactgtactataCCATACCGCTCAGTAGAAACAAGCCATAAAAGTTTGTGAAAGTGATTCTGTGCATCTTTGGATGGCACAATAGAGCTTGGACAAGGACTTGTGAAGTATCTTCTAAAAGAGATAAGGAAAGATATTTTTTGCTTATTCCTCTTATTTATCTTATTCTGACTGGATTCTCTTTGTCTTTCAGAATCTGATCATTTTTTTTGGACCACATTGATGTGGAAATATAGAGAATCACAAACTTTCAAGCACCATCGTATCTACATTTTTTCATGGTGACAAGGGAAATTAAAAGGCAGATTTGATTCTGAAAGCTCTGCCCGAACTCTGCAACCCTTCAAAGAACAGACTCTTTCAGCGAACGAAACACAATGCCATTTTAGCATCAAACCTGGTCGTCGTTGAGGTAATTTGGCAGACCGCCAATGAAGAGTTTGTGTGCCGAATCAGGCACCACCGTGGAGACGACGCCTACAGAGAAAGAACCAGAGCATGAGAAACAGtgatctaaattaaataaataaaattactaaacttttgaatgaaaagaacaaaacattgcGCGTACAAGAATTGGGGGAGCAAAAGAGAGACGTGCCTGGGACATAGACACTGGGATTCTCACTCATGCCTGGCAGAGGCTGGTAATCGTGTGGTCGACGAATCTTTAAACTCTGTCCCTGGAAAATTATGCCATCAAATGCCATGGCCTGTGTCGTTTCGTCTACTGAACGAAACTGTATTgccaaacataaaaataacataattaggCTCATAGAATTTCGTGAAAAGCTTTTATGTCAGAATCTACAAAACTAGCTGCACCAACTCTAAATGAAGACTGACCTCCAAAAAGGCAAAATTCTTGTCCTGATTGATCTGAACAGCAAGAACTGGGTTGCCTGGGGCCTGAGTCAGGCCACCTAAACGCATCTGAGCATTGAAGAAGTCCATCATAGACtcctacaaaaaataaaataaaatcagaaaacaatgctattaattaaacaaaataaaattaatcagtTGTAGTCCAGTTTAAGGATGACAGCCCAACTTATACCGGTTTCTTGACAAAGATCATCACACTttctacaacaacaaaacactaaaattaatCTTACTTCTGTGATGCCAAACGGGATGTTGCCGACATAAAGCCGCCGGGCCTGACGAGTCATCTGACTGCCCACAACAGGAACAGGTGTTGGGGTCACAGCCAGACCCTCGGGGGTCATTGTGGGAAGCAGAGCAGTGGCTGGGATCTGACCAGCAGCTGTAGTCAGAGAAAGATTCATGAGCATGTTAGACATATGGTAAGCATATGAACGACCATAAAGGAAATTGTGATATTACTacaagtttttacatttattttttgtgtaaaaggCATTATTCCAGTCACCCTTCGATATCTCATGatactttagaaatcattctaatgcacacatttagtgctcaagaaacatttatcatcatatatagtaacatttttatggaaactattatactttttttcaggaatCTTTGATGAATAATCAAGTACGAAGATTGCAATTATACGGTCtataaatcttttataacaCTATAGATCTACTCCTGGTCACTCTCCTTGTTGAACAATAAcagtaattgaaaaaaaatgggCTTGTGATTGCAAACTGAGATAACATACAGCAAGACGTGCTTAAAAGCCTTGTTTTAGCCCGGTGATTAGTTGAGAGGAGAGCAGGTGGCTGTTCCTTAATGTCTAGAGGGCATCAAGACGGATCACCAGAGATACAGCTCAAGAGCAGACGTAAACAGGGTCCAAATAGGAACGAAAGAAAAGCAGACTCTTACCCTGCATGGCTTTATACTGCATGGGTGTGATGTGTTCAAATCCAGGGGGAGGAACATCCCAgtattttttcactttaatctTTTTCTTCTCACGGTGTGGAGAGCGACTGCTGATGGAGACAGGTGACAGTCTTTGAAAACATGCTTTGAGTGAATGTCCCAAaagaatttacttttttttttcaatttttaccTGCGTCTGTGTCTGCGGTCCTTGCTGTCTCCATGACGATCCCGGCTGCCTGCTCGCCTTTCTCTGTCTCGGTCCCGGCTCCTCCTTTTCCTGTCCCGGTCTCTGCTGCGACTTCTCGAGCCACTGCGCCGGTGGTGCTTGTTCTCCTTGTCTCTGTCCGCTGCACAGCACAAAACATTCGACGTGTTCATTCAAACTGCCGTGTGCATCATATAGGCACCGCTGAcagaaataaagcttttttttgaaaaatatttactgGCTGAacaacattcattaaaatattcttaattgTGTTCTGCagataacatttttcatttgggTAAACGGTCACGTTAACTGAACGAACCTagactttattattaatttgtcaaatgtttaattacacacAGATAAACATGAACAGAGAGCATTTTATTCATCACATGCAACTTTTAACACAGACAATACTTCTGACGCGTGCATCACGTAAACATTACTTTTAAGCAGTGTATTTTTGCAGAAAACCAAACACACGCGTCGTTTAAATTAGGTTCGTAATGTATTTAGGACATAACATCATTGCATTTGTTCGATATGATGTGCAATGTGATGCAGACCTTGCTTCAGGCTGCAGACACGTCCAGCTCCACCAGAAGAGATTTACTCACTGACCACATCAGCTCTAACACATAACCACTCACTCTCATCAAAATTACACGTTTGCTCCTCACCTTGCTTGTTTTCGGTCAGCTGTCTCTCAAACTCGTCAAAATCTGACATTTTCCAGCAGCTCCAACACGCCGACTGAGAGTGAAGCGGGCTAGCTAGCAGCTAGCAATTCAATGGCTGCTATTATAccgacaacaaaacaaaaaaaataaacttcacaCCAAGCGTGAAGCAATTACGAAACTACAGTTCTTGTAAGGCAAAAACGCGACCCTGAGAAAGCAAAGCGCAGTTTAATGAAAGCAGCTGGAGTCGGGCTGATGTCTTCCAGAAGCGCTCAGTACATACAAAGACTAGCATGAGGAAAACGTGCTTTCAAAGAGACCGAGAGTAAACACACATGCACCGGATGATGTACAGAAATAAACGAATGCTCTGCTCGTGGAAGAGCTCATGTATTCATCAAAATTACCGAAATAAGTTAAGCACAGCCTCTATTTTCCACAAAATCTCTATGAAACGCCAAGGCCGTGAGAGTGCGCCCACTAAGGTCAGTGGCCACTCCCAAACACTTCCGGGTCAACTTTACAATTTtaagctattaaaatatattaaataataaagggCATCTATCACTGCTGATTTCTGGAATGcgtgtatgcatttaaaatcaaaacatgtaaacacacatgttctttacaaataaaaactaaataaactagacggtattgttttgttatatatcTGACTGCGCCGTCTAGTGGCAGGAGATTTTGATTCAGTCTAGAGACTCGAATCTTTTGAATCCGTTGTCATGAAAACGTGGGTCGCGTTTTGTGGGTGAACTagtgaatcatttactcaactgaGGTATCATTCATTCGGTTCGTTCACAAACGAGACGACTCAGAACACTGACTCGTTCAGCGAAGGGGGCGTATTCGCTCAGCAGATACAACCAATGGAATGTTCCTTTACACCCCTTACTCGAATGCCATTGGCTCTTGCTATAATCAGTATTCGAATTCAGCGAGTGAAAATGGTTTGTtcaattaaatgattcatttaaactcATGACCGAAACGCCACTAGTGGGCTCTTATCTTGAGGTTTGTGTAATTTTACAGCGAGCGAATTCTGCTgttgtgttttaataatcaagtatatatagatatatgtttatttcaaaGGCAGGCGTAGGTATTAAGGTACATTTGTGTTGTAACGAGTCgtcttttctacatttttttgctGCTGTCATTCACGATTCTGTTGGTGTTATACTCTGTTTACTTATTACCATATAAACTTCACTAAAGTTTCAACAACAGTTTTACCAATCAGAGCAGTGGGTGGACACTTTAAAGCACGTACAGACGGCTAAGGGTGACCTGGTTAGTCTTCACTTGATCTTTGCGGTCTGCGACTCCCCCGTATCGCTCTGCAAACAGTAAGTACTGCTCATTGACCTCTGAATACCATTGAACTCTTTCATCAGTGCAGTATGACAGGTGCAATCTATGTGTAAGTGGGAATGATTCgatgcattattaatatgcaGGATATTATAGCACAACCCACGTACTTTCACTGTTGTTATTACAAGGAAAGTGGGCTCAATGACAGTTACGGATGCTACGACACCATTTCTTTTCCGAACCGATCCGATACTGAAAATCTTGAGTATCTGCcgtatttttaaatcaatgcagATTTTCTTTACTTCTCTGTGTTGACCTGATCATCACTTTGTCACAACCTACTACATACAGACAacttaatttcaatttaaaaaaataacaaatgaatttAATCATTATCTATGACTATTGCATTATCTAATACTATTATAAACGAATTCAGTGGTTGTTTCAGCAGCTAAATATACTCTAGAAAAATCATGGGTGCGCAGCGATTTTATCAAATCTCATCaaatcatttgtatttacaaatgaaaGTGAATAAGTGGAGGACCAAATCTGGTAGAATGCTACACGTTGCTCtttgtattgtaaaatacattcatgAAAATACAACAGGCTACACTTCTAAATAAGTATATGctataaaatcaaaatacatttcttttaaatgcaaagcacaGTAATTAAGGCAGAAATATGCGGTagataaaacagaacaagaagGAATATTAATAATCTAATTGCACggaaaaaagtattataatacgAAAGGCTCCAATACATCCTGTGTGCAGAATGATGCACTTGTCACGGCTCTGTGCGAGAAGGGGAAGAGATATTGATGCATAGTGTATTAAATCTGAAATGTATTAGTTTTTGCTGTAATACACAGACACAGTGATTCACAAATGCCATGATGTTTGTTTCTGCAGTGTCAAGTATCGGCAGGCTGTCGACCAAAGGCTCggtgctgctgctgtgtgacATACAGGAGAAGTTCAGACCCACTATTTTCCAGTTTACAAACATTGTGAGCAATGCCTCAAGATTGCTACAGGTAAAACCAGCACCCTCAGACTGCCATAGGAAAACAATACAGCGTACAACAAACACAGAGGGAGTTTTGGGGCACAATCTACCAATCTTCTACAATTTAGTAGtctttgattatatatatttatatttatgtaccgtgacaatattgtaaaaacaacactggacattcattcaattaaaacatttttattcttattgtcTTGAGTCTGTTTTCACCAATGAAGATCACAAATGTTAAGTGAGGGATATCAGAAGAAAATCaatttcattcataaaatattctaatattgaTATTAACATAATTCTTAATCATTTATAACTTCCAGGCATGTCGAATCTTAAGCATCCCTCAGATTTTAACCGAGCAGTACCCTAAAGGTTTGGGCCCCACTGTTCCTGAGCTGGGGGCCGAGGGCTTGAAGCCTCACACAAAGACCAGTTTCTCTATGCTGACGGAGAGCGTGCAGAGCTCACTCAAAAGCCTGGGAGACCCTCAGCAGGTCATATTGTGTGGCATCGAGGCGCAAGCATGCATTGCGGTAATGGTGCCATGAAGCCTTTTTTACTTTCAGCCACAGCTTTATCTCCTGAGCGTGATCTTTAAGGTTCTTGTTCTGCTGTAGTGCACAACCTATGATCTCCTGGAGCGAGGCATGGAGGTTCATATTGTAGCAGATGCCGTCTCTTCTCGAAGGTAGGATAATaatttggtttaaaatgtacaaaatggaaaatgtttcgtgatattttataatgatgtaTCTCGGCGCTGTGCGATAAAGTATTGTCGTGAAATCACTGCAAAGACCAGGCTTGGACGTACCTTATCTTTACTCACACCCACATTTTCGAGTCGACTGATGGATGGCATCTATAAGCTTTTTCTAAAGGTCTACAACAACAGGAGGAATTTGACTGTGTTTGCTTATagatgtatgtttatttgttgaGGTGGTTGTGTGGAAGGTTGTGTCCCAGGAGCCAGTGATTCTCAGGGtttctttctgtcattttcagTCAGACTGATCGTCTTTTTGCACTGTCACGACTGAAGCAGAGCGGGGCGTTTCTTACCACTACAGAGGGAGTTTTATTACAACTAGTGCAGGATGCCAAGCACCCCAACTTTAAAGAGGTACCCATTGACCAGTGTGTCAGccaatttgtttttacaattctTGTAAAGCTTAAATGCATTCTGTCATTATCTCATATTCACTCATTTCTAAATCcatctttaaaaatttttttgtgtatttgggtTAATGTATACTGTGcgtgcataattattaggcgCATTGATACACTGATCATCTTGTTTTTCTGACCATATTTTACCAATTCCAAACCACATCAGtcttaataactactattaatatatatatatatatgtatatagttgTCCATACTGGTATTGAAAAGGGTGAATATTAAGCAGGTTTTCTTTCACAGATAAAATGAGCCAAAAAAATTTGACTGAAAGTCAAGCCTAAGTTAAGGCATGGCCTTTGGATGGCAAAATGCTCATTGGGTCAGCAGGGTCAGAAAAAACCAAATGGAGAAGAAAAGACATGGCTTATTATAAGACCTTAATGTAATCATATGGGTTTTCTTAGCCCTGGTTCAtggtttgtttgtgtctgtatgAGGAGCTGCTGAGGTGGCGGGGATTTTGTAGTGATTAAGTCTGCGTTCGGCTATTGTTGTGTTCATGTTCTGACCTGTcctccttcatttttttttttttttttttttttttgcacacagatCCAGAAGCTCCTGGCTCACCCCTCCCCTGATACAGGCCTGCTGGCCCTCTTCAGCTCTCTGTAGGGCCAGTCACAGACCGCACCCTGCAGACATAATTACATCAATTACTAGAAATCAGCACAAACCGCTTTCTGAACCTGTTAAGAGTCCTGTGAGCTCTGAGCATTTGCATATCGAAATAAAAGTACATACAAAGAAACACGGATATTTGAATTTTCGAGAATGTTTGAAATGGTTCTACAATACTGAGTTTTTGGTAACGCTTCTGGTTCTGCATGTTAACACGAGttaatgaacaatacatttgttgcagtatttattaatctttgttgaTGGTAGTAAACAACTTTACACTTTTAGCTAAGGtccattatataatattaacagatacgaattcatatttttataatgtatcataaaataaaaaaatgaccataactatgattaataaatgttttagaagtatttttcattgttagttcatgttaaccgATGGCAACACATGGAAActcaatttaaaatttattaatcaagcttaattttaatttatgatttattatttttattttgtttgatcataaagagtaaaaaaatatatattgatctACATCTTTAATGCGcattatatgtataaattaaaatgaaaagagtaAATGTGTCCTTTATTGTTAACTCACAATAAAGtgctttcaaaacataaaacctcGCTGTAAAACATTACCAAATGATTGTATGAATAAGAATAAAACTTAAGCCTCTTGATTGCGCGTATGTGTGATGACAACCAACATaaagtttgttctgtttttcttcctcaCCGCGTTACTACTTGTGCGCAATCCAAGTGTGAAATCCACCGGGATGCAAAGATCGCTGTGTAACAGGACCAAGAAAAATCTGAATGGAAATTATTACCGCCTGGTGCTCCGCAGCTCTCTTATTTCAGCAGAGAAACAGGAACTTACTCACCAG is part of the Puntigrus tetrazona isolate hp1 chromosome 16, ASM1883169v1, whole genome shotgun sequence genome and encodes:
- the isoc2 gene encoding isochorismatase domain-containing protein 2 gives rise to the protein MSSIGRLSTKGSVLLLCDIQEKFRPTIFQFTNIVSNASRLLQACRILSIPQILTEQYPKGLGPTVPELGAEGLKPHTKTSFSMLTESVQSSLKSLGDPQQVILCGIEAQACIACTTYDLLERGMEVHIVADAVSSRSQTDRLFALSRLKQSGAFLTTTEGVLLQLVQDAKHPNFKEIQKLLAHPSPDTGLLALFSSL